The following proteins come from a genomic window of Zonotrichia leucophrys gambelii isolate GWCS_2022_RI chromosome 4, RI_Zleu_2.0, whole genome shotgun sequence:
- the JADE1 gene encoding protein Jade-1 isoform X1: MKRHRLPSSSEDSDDNGSLSTWSQHSRSQRRRTSCSRDEDRKPSEVFRTDLITAMKLHDSFQLNPDEYYVLADPWRQEWEKGVQVPVSPGTIPEPVARVVSETKAVTFTRPRKFIVSSGAEPPELGYVDIRTLADSVCRYDLNDVDVAWLQLANEEFKEMGMLELDEYTMERVMEEFEQRCYDNMSHAIETEEGLGIEYDEDVVCDVCQSPDGEDGNEMVFCDKCNICVHQACYGILKVPEGSWLCRTCALGVRPKCLLCPKKGGAMKPTRSGTKWVHVSCALWIPEVSIGSPEKMEPITKVSHIPSSRWALVCSLCNEKVGASIQCSVKNCRTAFHVTCAFDRGLEMKTILAENDEVKFKSYCPKHSSTKKGDAETLSESPAQENRNGIQDTSLPAHMDPFHSMDQNQEEAHRVSLRKQKLQQLEDEFYTFVESLEVAKVLRLPEEPVEFLYQYWKLKRKSNFNKPLITPKKDEEDNLAKREQDVLFRRLQLFTHLRQDLERVRNLTYMVTRREKIKRSVCKVQEQIFNSYTKQLEQERVSGVPSSFSSMESTVLFNSPSLGPDAPKIEDLKWHSAFFRKQMGTSLARSLKKPHKRDRVRDRSGNDSKSLLAQPSPREGGAAPGSFFSFDKPLAETRVGSAQQKNGVVLAEHRKRRDNRPQCEGAKAELKEKTPKHNHKPLRPTELSQRQLENKRAVNHSGGRSAAPGTRRDIVPKCNGGLVKVNSNQTVVKVPTTPTSPGKNWGGFRIPKKGERQQQGEGLEEACRQNSGYPYLGSVGRVAAKERTKSKLKPDSENDGYVPDAEMSDSEPEVAEKKCRQQRLSPGSSMGRRTDIIRRSILAT; the protein is encoded by the exons GTCTGTCTACCTGGTCCCAGCATTCCAGATCTCAGCGTCGCAGGACTTCGTGCTCCAGAGATGAGGACCGGAAACCTTCTGAG GTGTTCAGAACGGACCTGATCACTGCCATGAAGTTACATGACTCCTTCCAGCTGAACCCTGACGAGTACTATGTGCTGGCAGATCCCTGGAGGCAGGAGTGGGAAAAGGGAGTTCAGGTGCCTGTTAGCCCAGGGACCATCCCAGAACCAGTAGCCAG AGTGGTGTCCGAGACAAAAGCCGTCACCTTCACGCGGCCCAGGAAATTCATCGTGTCCTCGGGCGCGGAGCCGCCGGAGCTGGGCTACGTGGACATCCGGACCCTGGCGGACAGCGTGTGCCGCTACGACCTCAACGACGTGGACGTGGCGTGGCTGCAGCTGGCCAATGAGGAGTTCAAAGAAATGG GGATGCTGGAGCTGGATGAGTACACCATGGAAAGGGTGATGGAGGAGTTTGAGCAGCGCTGCTACGATAACATGAGCCATGCCATCGAGACGGAGGAAGGGCTGGGCATTGAGTACGACGAGGACGTCGTCTGTGACGTGTGCCAGTCTCCAGATGGAGAGGATGGCAATGAAATGGTGTTCTGTGACAAATGCAATATCTGCGTGCACCAG GCGTGCTACGGGATCCTGAAGGTGCCCGAGGGCAGCTGGCTGTGCCGCACCTGCGCGCTGGGCGTGCGGCCCAAGTGCCTGCTGTGCCCCAAGAAGGGCGGCGCCATGAAGCCCACCCGCAGTGGCACCAAGTGGGTGCACGTCAGCTGTGCTCTCTGGATCCCAGAG GTGAGCATCGGAAGCCCTGAAAAAATGGAACCCATCACAAAAgtttcccacattcccagcagTAGGTGGGCACTGGTGTGCAGCCTTTGTAATGAAAAAGTTGGAGCTTCTATACAG TGTTCAGTGAAGAACTGCAGAACAGCCTTTCACGTCACGTGCGCCTTCGACCGCGGCTTGGAGATGAAGACCATCCTGGCAGAGAACGACGAGGTGAAGTTCAAGTCCTACTGTCCCAAGCACAGCTCCACCAAGAAAGGGGACGCTGAGACTTTGAGTGAAagcccagctcaggagaacaggAATGGCATTCAGGACACCTCCCTTCCTGCCCACATGGACCCTTTCCACAGCATGGATCAAAACCAGGAGGAGGCCCACAGGGTCAGCCTCCGCAagcagaagctccagcagctggaggacGAGTTCTACACTTTCGTCGAGTCTTTGGAAGTGGCCAAAGTGCTGCGGCTGCCTGAGGAGCCCGTGGAATTCCTTTACCAGTACTGGAAACTGAAGAGGAAATCCAATTTCAATAAGCCTTTGATTACCCCAAAGAAGGATGAGGAGGACAATCTGGCTAAGCGGGAGCAGGATGTTCTGttcaggaggctgcagctcttcaCACACCTCCGGCAGGACCTGGAGCGG GTGCGTAACCTCACTTACATGGTGACACGGAGAGAAAAAATCAAGAGATCTGTTTGCAAAGTTCAGGAACAGATATTCAACAGCTACACAAAGCAGTTGGAACAAGAAAGAGTTTCAG GTGtgccttcctccttctcctccatggAAAGCACGGTGCTGTTCAACAGCCCGTCGCTGGGCCCCGACGCGCCCAAGATCGAGGACCTGAAGTGGCATTCTGCGTTCTTCAGGAAGCAGATGGGCACTTCTCTGGCCCGCTCCTTGAAGAAACCCCACAAGAGGGACAGGGTAAGAGACAGGTCTGGGAATGACAGCAagtccctgctggcacagcccagccctaGGGAAGGaggtgcagctccaggcagctttTTCAGTTTTGACAAGCCCTTGGCCGAGACGCGGGTCGGGTCAGCGCAGCAGAAGAATGGCGTGGTTCTAGCAGAGCACAGGAAGAGAAGGGACAACCGCCCACAGTGCGAGGGGGCCAAGgcagagctgaaggaaaagaCTCCTAAACACAACCACAAACCCCTGAGACCCACGGAACTCTCTCAGAggcaactggaaaacaaaagggCTGTCAACCACTCGGGTGGGAGGTCAGCAGCGCCTGGCACTCGGAGGGATATAGTGCCTAAATGTAACGGGGGTCTGGTCAAAGTGAACTCCAATCAGACAGTAGTTAAAGTGCCTACCACGCCCACGAGCCCGGGGAAAAACTGGGGCGGATTCCGAATTCCAAAGAagggggagaggcagcagcagggggaggGCCTGGAGGAGGCCTGCCGCCAGAACTCGGGCTACCCCTACCTGGGCAGCGTGGGCAGAGTTGCAGCCAAGGAGAGGACAAAGAGCAAGTTAAAGCCTGACAGCGAGAACGATGGCTACGTCCCCGACGCTGAAATGAGCGACTCGGAGCCCGAAGTGGCTGAGAAGaagtgcaggcagcagaggctcAGCCCCGGCAGCAGCATGGGCAGGAGGACGGACATCATTCGCAGGAGCATCCTGGCCACCTGA
- the JADE1 gene encoding protein Jade-1 isoform X2 — protein sequence MKNTSKIYRVSRLSTWSQHSRSQRRRTSCSRDEDRKPSEVFRTDLITAMKLHDSFQLNPDEYYVLADPWRQEWEKGVQVPVSPGTIPEPVARVVSETKAVTFTRPRKFIVSSGAEPPELGYVDIRTLADSVCRYDLNDVDVAWLQLANEEFKEMGMLELDEYTMERVMEEFEQRCYDNMSHAIETEEGLGIEYDEDVVCDVCQSPDGEDGNEMVFCDKCNICVHQACYGILKVPEGSWLCRTCALGVRPKCLLCPKKGGAMKPTRSGTKWVHVSCALWIPEVSIGSPEKMEPITKVSHIPSSRWALVCSLCNEKVGASIQCSVKNCRTAFHVTCAFDRGLEMKTILAENDEVKFKSYCPKHSSTKKGDAETLSESPAQENRNGIQDTSLPAHMDPFHSMDQNQEEAHRVSLRKQKLQQLEDEFYTFVESLEVAKVLRLPEEPVEFLYQYWKLKRKSNFNKPLITPKKDEEDNLAKREQDVLFRRLQLFTHLRQDLERVRNLTYMVTRREKIKRSVCKVQEQIFNSYTKQLEQERVSGVPSSFSSMESTVLFNSPSLGPDAPKIEDLKWHSAFFRKQMGTSLARSLKKPHKRDRVRDRSGNDSKSLLAQPSPREGGAAPGSFFSFDKPLAETRVGSAQQKNGVVLAEHRKRRDNRPQCEGAKAELKEKTPKHNHKPLRPTELSQRQLENKRAVNHSGGRSAAPGTRRDIVPKCNGGLVKVNSNQTVVKVPTTPTSPGKNWGGFRIPKKGERQQQGEGLEEACRQNSGYPYLGSVGRVAAKERTKSKLKPDSENDGYVPDAEMSDSEPEVAEKKCRQQRLSPGSSMGRRTDIIRRSILAT from the exons GTCTGTCTACCTGGTCCCAGCATTCCAGATCTCAGCGTCGCAGGACTTCGTGCTCCAGAGATGAGGACCGGAAACCTTCTGAG GTGTTCAGAACGGACCTGATCACTGCCATGAAGTTACATGACTCCTTCCAGCTGAACCCTGACGAGTACTATGTGCTGGCAGATCCCTGGAGGCAGGAGTGGGAAAAGGGAGTTCAGGTGCCTGTTAGCCCAGGGACCATCCCAGAACCAGTAGCCAG AGTGGTGTCCGAGACAAAAGCCGTCACCTTCACGCGGCCCAGGAAATTCATCGTGTCCTCGGGCGCGGAGCCGCCGGAGCTGGGCTACGTGGACATCCGGACCCTGGCGGACAGCGTGTGCCGCTACGACCTCAACGACGTGGACGTGGCGTGGCTGCAGCTGGCCAATGAGGAGTTCAAAGAAATGG GGATGCTGGAGCTGGATGAGTACACCATGGAAAGGGTGATGGAGGAGTTTGAGCAGCGCTGCTACGATAACATGAGCCATGCCATCGAGACGGAGGAAGGGCTGGGCATTGAGTACGACGAGGACGTCGTCTGTGACGTGTGCCAGTCTCCAGATGGAGAGGATGGCAATGAAATGGTGTTCTGTGACAAATGCAATATCTGCGTGCACCAG GCGTGCTACGGGATCCTGAAGGTGCCCGAGGGCAGCTGGCTGTGCCGCACCTGCGCGCTGGGCGTGCGGCCCAAGTGCCTGCTGTGCCCCAAGAAGGGCGGCGCCATGAAGCCCACCCGCAGTGGCACCAAGTGGGTGCACGTCAGCTGTGCTCTCTGGATCCCAGAG GTGAGCATCGGAAGCCCTGAAAAAATGGAACCCATCACAAAAgtttcccacattcccagcagTAGGTGGGCACTGGTGTGCAGCCTTTGTAATGAAAAAGTTGGAGCTTCTATACAG TGTTCAGTGAAGAACTGCAGAACAGCCTTTCACGTCACGTGCGCCTTCGACCGCGGCTTGGAGATGAAGACCATCCTGGCAGAGAACGACGAGGTGAAGTTCAAGTCCTACTGTCCCAAGCACAGCTCCACCAAGAAAGGGGACGCTGAGACTTTGAGTGAAagcccagctcaggagaacaggAATGGCATTCAGGACACCTCCCTTCCTGCCCACATGGACCCTTTCCACAGCATGGATCAAAACCAGGAGGAGGCCCACAGGGTCAGCCTCCGCAagcagaagctccagcagctggaggacGAGTTCTACACTTTCGTCGAGTCTTTGGAAGTGGCCAAAGTGCTGCGGCTGCCTGAGGAGCCCGTGGAATTCCTTTACCAGTACTGGAAACTGAAGAGGAAATCCAATTTCAATAAGCCTTTGATTACCCCAAAGAAGGATGAGGAGGACAATCTGGCTAAGCGGGAGCAGGATGTTCTGttcaggaggctgcagctcttcaCACACCTCCGGCAGGACCTGGAGCGG GTGCGTAACCTCACTTACATGGTGACACGGAGAGAAAAAATCAAGAGATCTGTTTGCAAAGTTCAGGAACAGATATTCAACAGCTACACAAAGCAGTTGGAACAAGAAAGAGTTTCAG GTGtgccttcctccttctcctccatggAAAGCACGGTGCTGTTCAACAGCCCGTCGCTGGGCCCCGACGCGCCCAAGATCGAGGACCTGAAGTGGCATTCTGCGTTCTTCAGGAAGCAGATGGGCACTTCTCTGGCCCGCTCCTTGAAGAAACCCCACAAGAGGGACAGGGTAAGAGACAGGTCTGGGAATGACAGCAagtccctgctggcacagcccagccctaGGGAAGGaggtgcagctccaggcagctttTTCAGTTTTGACAAGCCCTTGGCCGAGACGCGGGTCGGGTCAGCGCAGCAGAAGAATGGCGTGGTTCTAGCAGAGCACAGGAAGAGAAGGGACAACCGCCCACAGTGCGAGGGGGCCAAGgcagagctgaaggaaaagaCTCCTAAACACAACCACAAACCCCTGAGACCCACGGAACTCTCTCAGAggcaactggaaaacaaaagggCTGTCAACCACTCGGGTGGGAGGTCAGCAGCGCCTGGCACTCGGAGGGATATAGTGCCTAAATGTAACGGGGGTCTGGTCAAAGTGAACTCCAATCAGACAGTAGTTAAAGTGCCTACCACGCCCACGAGCCCGGGGAAAAACTGGGGCGGATTCCGAATTCCAAAGAagggggagaggcagcagcagggggaggGCCTGGAGGAGGCCTGCCGCCAGAACTCGGGCTACCCCTACCTGGGCAGCGTGGGCAGAGTTGCAGCCAAGGAGAGGACAAAGAGCAAGTTAAAGCCTGACAGCGAGAACGATGGCTACGTCCCCGACGCTGAAATGAGCGACTCGGAGCCCGAAGTGGCTGAGAAGaagtgcaggcagcagaggctcAGCCCCGGCAGCAGCATGGGCAGGAGGACGGACATCATTCGCAGGAGCATCCTGGCCACCTGA